One genomic segment of Ancylobacter sp. IITR112 includes these proteins:
- a CDS encoding cytosine deaminase, whose amino-acid sequence MTLDLEAPPAAFVLGHARVPACLVPALAGPPDAEGLVAVDIAVEGARLARLAPAGALVEAGPRLECRGGLVLPGLVDIHTHLDKGFIWKRAPNPDGSFDGAVQAVNADRTAHWSEEDIGRRFDFGLRCAYAHGTVAIRTHLDSDGPRAAGAWRVFTQMREAWRGRIELQAVGLIAIDRVLDDSAFTPLLDLVRAHGGRLGAYTYLTPSLEAGLARLFDAAERFGLELDLHVDERDREGRGLDLLARMALERRFEGPILAGHCCALAVNREDEIDRTLDLVAEAGIAVVSLPMCNLYLQDRQPGRTPRWRGVTLLHEMKARGIPVMVASDNARDPFYAYGDLDLVEVYREAARIAHLDHPHGDGPALISRTPAAHMGVEAGTLAEGAPADLSLFPARSLNEWLARPLAARIVLRAGRAIDTTPPDYAELDDLMERPREL is encoded by the coding sequence GTGACGCTCGATCTAGAAGCCCCGCCCGCCGCCTTCGTGCTGGGCCATGCCCGTGTGCCCGCCTGTCTCGTTCCGGCCTTGGCCGGGCCGCCGGATGCGGAGGGGTTGGTGGCGGTCGACATCGCGGTGGAAGGGGCGCGGCTCGCCCGTCTCGCGCCGGCCGGCGCGCTGGTCGAGGCCGGGCCGCGGCTTGAATGTCGGGGCGGCTTGGTGCTGCCCGGCCTCGTCGACATCCACACCCATCTCGACAAGGGTTTCATCTGGAAGCGGGCGCCCAACCCGGACGGCAGTTTCGACGGGGCGGTGCAGGCGGTGAACGCGGACCGCACCGCGCATTGGAGTGAGGAGGACATAGGCCGGCGCTTCGATTTCGGCCTACGCTGCGCCTATGCCCATGGCACGGTGGCGATCCGCACCCATCTCGATTCCGACGGCCCGCGCGCCGCCGGCGCATGGCGGGTCTTCACCCAGATGCGCGAGGCCTGGCGCGGGCGGATCGAGCTGCAGGCCGTCGGCCTCATCGCTATCGACCGCGTGCTCGACGACAGCGCGTTCACGCCTTTGCTGGATCTGGTGCGCGCCCATGGCGGCCGCCTTGGCGCCTATACCTATCTCACCCCCAGCCTCGAAGCAGGCCTCGCCCGGCTGTTCGACGCCGCCGAGCGCTTCGGCCTCGAGCTCGACCTGCATGTGGATGAGCGGGACCGCGAGGGGCGCGGGCTCGACCTTCTCGCGCGCATGGCGCTGGAGCGCCGCTTTGAGGGGCCGATCCTCGCCGGCCATTGCTGCGCTCTGGCGGTGAATCGGGAGGACGAGATCGACCGCACGCTCGACCTTGTGGCGGAGGCCGGCATTGCCGTCGTCTCGCTGCCCATGTGCAATCTCTATTTGCAGGACCGCCAGCCCGGCCGCACCCCGCGCTGGCGCGGCGTCACCCTGCTGCACGAGATGAAGGCGCGCGGCATCCCGGTCATGGTGGCGAGCGACAATGCGCGCGATCCCTTCTATGCCTATGGCGACCTCGATCTCGTCGAGGTGTACCGGGAGGCCGCCCGCATCGCCCATCTCGACCATCCCCATGGCGACGGGCCTGCGCTCATCTCCCGCACGCCGGCGGCGCATATGGGCGTGGAGGCCGGAACGTTGGCCGAGGGAGCGCCCGCCGATCTCTCGCTCTTCCCCGCGCGCAGCCTCAATGAATGGCTCGCCCGCCCGCTGGCGGCGCGCATCGTGCTCCGCGCGGGCCGTGCCATCGACACCACGCCGCCCGACTATGCCGAGCTGGACGACCTGATGGAGCGCCCGCGTGAGCTATGA
- a CDS encoding FAD-binding oxidoreductase, which yields MSYDLPALKARLAGIRLEENPAVLRQKSRDFYWYSPTLKRQLDGVIGDILAAPTHEDDVLRILAACFELGIPVTPRGTGTGNYGQAMPLAGGLVLDLSGLDTVLEIAPGRVRAQAGALIADIDAACAASGQELRLHPSTYRTATLGGFIAGGSGGVGSITWGGLRDLGNIVALRIATMEATPRILELSGEAVQTVAHAYGTNGIILDVEMPLAPAYDWIEAIIGFEDFGAAAAYANALGEQDAILKKLLSVIAAPIPQTSFLRHRPFLPEGRHIVLVMLAPMARAAFESFTARCGGDMLFRSDLLSPEERKGLPPLYELAWNHTTLRALRVDPAITYLQTLYPFPHQLALVEKVHTLLGEEVPAHLEFVRFDGKVTCFGLPLVRFTSEDRLEEIVALHEELGIPVFNPHRYTLEEGGMKQTDPAQLAFKRQADPRGLLNPGKMIAWENPDFDFATGRTYLFPGLGGRGMEEAG from the coding sequence GTGAGCTATGACCTTCCCGCGCTGAAGGCCCGGCTCGCGGGCATCCGGCTGGAGGAAAATCCGGCCGTGCTGCGGCAGAAGAGTCGCGATTTCTACTGGTACTCGCCGACGCTGAAGCGCCAGCTCGACGGCGTCATCGGCGACATTCTCGCCGCACCGACGCACGAAGACGACGTGCTGCGCATCCTCGCCGCCTGCTTCGAACTCGGCATTCCCGTCACCCCGCGCGGCACCGGCACCGGCAATTACGGTCAGGCCATGCCGCTGGCGGGCGGGCTGGTGCTCGACCTCTCCGGCCTCGACACGGTGCTGGAGATCGCCCCCGGCCGGGTGCGGGCGCAGGCCGGCGCGCTGATCGCCGACATCGACGCCGCCTGCGCGGCGAGCGGGCAGGAACTGCGGCTGCACCCGTCCACCTACCGCACCGCCACCCTTGGTGGCTTCATCGCCGGCGGCTCCGGCGGCGTCGGCTCGATCACATGGGGCGGGCTGCGCGATCTCGGCAACATCGTCGCGCTGCGCATCGCTACGATGGAGGCGACGCCGCGGATTCTGGAGCTTTCCGGCGAGGCGGTGCAGACCGTCGCCCACGCCTATGGCACCAACGGCATCATCCTCGATGTCGAGATGCCGCTCGCCCCCGCCTATGACTGGATCGAGGCCATCATCGGCTTCGAGGATTTTGGCGCTGCCGCCGCCTATGCCAACGCACTCGGCGAACAGGACGCGATCCTGAAAAAGCTGCTTTCGGTCATCGCCGCGCCGATCCCGCAGACGAGCTTTTTGCGTCACCGGCCCTTCCTGCCGGAGGGCCGGCACATCGTGCTGGTGATGCTGGCGCCGATGGCGCGCGCCGCCTTCGAGAGCTTCACCGCCCGCTGCGGCGGGGACATGCTGTTCCGTTCCGATCTCCTGTCGCCGGAGGAGCGGAAAGGCCTGCCGCCGCTCTACGAACTCGCCTGGAACCACACGACGCTGCGGGCGCTGCGGGTAGATCCCGCCATCACCTATCTGCAGACGCTCTACCCGTTTCCGCACCAGCTCGCCCTCGTGGAGAAGGTGCACACCTTGCTGGGCGAGGAGGTGCCGGCGCATCTCGAATTCGTGCGCTTCGACGGCAAGGTCACCTGTTTCGGCCTGCCGCTGGTGCGCTTCACCTCCGAAGATCGGCTTGAGGAAATCGTCGCCCTGCATGAGGAACTGGGCATTCCGGTGTTCAACCCGCACCGCTACACGCTGGAGGAAGGCGGGATGAAGCAGACCGACCCGGCGCAGCTCGCCTTCAAGCGCCAGGCGGACCCGCGCGGCCTGCTCAACCCCGGCAAGATGATCGCCTGGGAAAATCCCGACTTCGACTTTGCCACCGGCCGCACCTATCTGTTCCCCGGTCTGGGAGGCAGAGGCATGGAGGAGGCCGGCTGA
- a CDS encoding NAD(P)H-dependent oxidoreductase, whose protein sequence is MRALVVYCHPVAESFTAGVRDAVIRGLKAAGHEVDLLDLYGEGADPVMGRDERLAYHEPGLNTVRIAGHLDRVKQADALIFVAPTWWYGPPAMLKGWLDRVLVPHETFGMPQPFRPLERRLTNIRLLAAVSTLGSPWYWWLWIGQPGRRILLDGIGGIVHPRARKLWLALHSMDSASAERRAAFLARVEARFARL, encoded by the coding sequence ATGCGCGCGCTTGTCGTCTACTGCCACCCGGTGGCGGAGAGCTTCACCGCCGGCGTGCGCGACGCAGTGATCCGGGGCCTGAAGGCGGCCGGCCATGAGGTGGACCTTCTCGACCTCTATGGCGAGGGCGCCGATCCGGTTATGGGACGGGATGAGCGGCTCGCCTATCATGAACCCGGCCTCAACACCGTACGCATCGCCGGTCATCTCGACCGGGTGAAGCAGGCGGACGCCCTCATCTTCGTCGCCCCCACCTGGTGGTATGGGCCGCCGGCCATGCTGAAAGGCTGGCTCGACCGCGTGCTGGTGCCGCATGAGACCTTCGGCATGCCGCAGCCCTTCCGCCCGCTGGAACGCCGGCTCACCAATATCCGCCTCCTCGCCGCGGTCAGCACGCTCGGCTCGCCCTGGTACTGGTGGCTGTGGATCGGCCAGCCCGGCCGGCGCATCTTGCTCGACGGCATTGGCGGCATCGTCCACCCGCGGGCGCGCAAGCTATGGCTGGCGCTGCACAGCATGGATTCGGCGAGCGCCGAACGCCGCGCCGCCTTCCTCGCCCGGGTGGAGGCACGTTTCGCCCGGCTGTGA
- a CDS encoding MarR family winged helix-turn-helix transcriptional regulator: MKDGFDKKIGQRLHHVARLQRALAARRLQDIGLFPGQETVLKLLCESDGRTMSELAAALKVRPPTASKTVGRLSAQGLLVRRASEGDARLVRVHLTEEGRHRAEAIDAISDSIEDTMTAGLDGKDRKRFRKMLRKIDRNLSTQLGAVSSEADEEAEDGVEEETA, encoded by the coding sequence ATGAAGGACGGCTTCGACAAGAAGATTGGCCAGCGGCTGCATCATGTGGCGCGGCTTCAGCGCGCTTTGGCGGCGCGCCGCCTTCAGGATATCGGCCTGTTTCCCGGCCAGGAAACGGTGCTCAAGCTGCTCTGCGAAAGCGACGGCCGCACTATGAGCGAACTCGCCGCCGCGCTGAAGGTGCGCCCGCCCACCGCGTCAAAGACGGTCGGCCGGCTCTCGGCCCAGGGGCTGCTGGTGCGCCGCGCCTCCGAGGGCGATGCCCGGCTGGTGCGGGTCCATCTCACCGAGGAAGGCCGTCACCGCGCCGAAGCGATCGACGCCATTTCCGATTCCATCGAAGACACGATGACCGCCGGCCTCGACGGCAAGGATCGCAAGCGCTTCCGCAAGATGCTGCGCAAGATCGACCGCAACCTCTCCACCCAGCTCGGCGCCGTCTCCAGCGAGGCGGACGAGGAGGCCGAGGACGGGGTGGAGGAAGAGACGGCCTGA
- a CDS encoding 2-hydroxyacid dehydrogenase, producing MSSRPDLLQTGPMMGMIEAQLNEHFTVHRLDAPDAEAMLAEFGPRIRAVATGVGSTGGGARRVTDALMARLPALEIVANFGVGYDSVDAAAAGRRGVVVTNTPGVLDDEVADLTIGLLLATIRQIPQAERHLREGKWLAGGFPLSATLRDRTIGIVGMGRIGRAIARRLEGFGRPIAYHSRRPVADVPYTHYPELVALARDVDVLILIVPGGAETDRMVNAEILAALGPKGVLINVARGSVVDEPALVAALENGTIAAAGLDVFADEPHVPEALVGMSNVVLLPHIASATHVTRDAMGQLVVDNLLAWAQGRPVLTPVPETPVKPAG from the coding sequence ATGTCCAGCCGCCCCGACCTTCTCCAGACCGGCCCGATGATGGGCATGATCGAGGCGCAGTTGAACGAGCACTTCACCGTCCACCGCCTCGACGCGCCGGACGCCGAGGCGATGCTGGCCGAGTTCGGCCCGCGCATCCGTGCCGTGGCCACCGGAGTCGGCTCCACAGGCGGCGGCGCCCGGCGGGTGACGGACGCGCTGATGGCGCGTTTGCCGGCGCTCGAGATCGTCGCCAATTTTGGTGTCGGCTATGATTCGGTGGATGCCGCGGCCGCCGGTCGGCGCGGCGTGGTCGTCACCAACACGCCCGGCGTGCTCGACGACGAGGTGGCGGACCTCACCATCGGCCTGCTGCTCGCCACCATCCGCCAGATTCCCCAGGCCGAGCGGCATCTGCGCGAGGGCAAGTGGCTCGCCGGCGGCTTTCCCCTCAGCGCCACGCTGCGCGACCGCACCATCGGCATTGTCGGCATGGGCCGTATCGGCCGCGCCATCGCCCGCCGGCTGGAAGGCTTCGGCCGGCCCATCGCCTATCACAGCCGCCGTCCGGTGGCGGATGTGCCCTACACCCATTATCCCGAGCTGGTCGCGCTGGCGCGCGATGTCGATGTGCTCATCCTCATCGTCCCTGGCGGGGCGGAGACCGACCGCATGGTCAACGCCGAGATACTCGCCGCGCTCGGCCCCAAGGGCGTGCTGATCAATGTCGCGCGCGGCTCGGTGGTCGACGAGCCGGCGCTGGTGGCGGCGCTGGAAAACGGCACCATCGCCGCCGCCGGGCTCGACGTGTTCGCCGATGAGCCGCATGTGCCGGAGGCGCTGGTCGGGATGAGCAATGTGGTACTGCTGCCCCATATCGCCTCCGCCACCCATGTCACCCGCGACGCGATGGGCCAGCTCGTGGTCGACAATCTCCTCGCCTGGGCGCAGGGCCGGCCAGTACTCACCCCTGTACCGGAGACGCCGGTGAAGCCGGCCGGCTGA
- a CDS encoding AprI/Inh family metalloprotease inhibitor — MAFRTRSRGIALAAGALALLGARHAAAQESGLPPAAALAAEYRLTNADGDRVCVLTLSDKPHGRGRAMPARYDLAFDRQACAGAILFSVDIASWSPGPGNAIRLQGAEGGLVAEFTEGVGGTWEALREGDGVYFLVNPHLADPALRAADLVGGWDLAEQAGKPLCRLELTDAEAGSGTFRARLAAGCPARLAALAIDRWRLDDGSLVLLSATGEGLRFAAQEDGGWEKVPPDEGSPLLLSRP; from the coding sequence ATGGCGTTCCGAACCCGATCGCGCGGGATCGCGCTCGCGGCCGGCGCACTCGCCCTGCTCGGCGCGAGGCACGCGGCGGCGCAGGAGAGCGGCCTGCCCCCGGCAGCCGCGCTGGCGGCGGAGTACCGGCTGACCAATGCCGATGGCGACCGCGTCTGCGTACTCACCCTCTCCGACAAGCCGCATGGCCGGGGCCGCGCCATGCCGGCGCGCTACGACCTGGCCTTTGACCGGCAGGCCTGCGCCGGCGCCATCCTGTTCAGCGTCGACATCGCCTCCTGGTCGCCCGGTCCCGGCAATGCCATCCGGCTGCAGGGGGCGGAGGGCGGGCTGGTGGCCGAGTTCACCGAAGGCGTGGGCGGCACCTGGGAGGCGCTGCGCGAGGGCGACGGGGTCTATTTCCTCGTCAATCCGCACCTTGCCGACCCCGCGCTCCGGGCCGCCGATCTCGTGGGTGGCTGGGACCTCGCGGAGCAGGCGGGAAAGCCGCTGTGCCGGCTGGAGCTCACGGACGCGGAGGCCGGCAGCGGCACGTTCCGCGCCCGGCTCGCGGCGGGCTGCCCGGCGCGCCTCGCCGCGCTGGCCATTGATCGCTGGCGGCTCGACGATGGCAGTTTGGTGCTGCTCTCCGCCACGGGCGAGGGGCTGCGCTTCGCCGCGCAGGAAGATGGCGGCTGGGAAAAGGTGCCGCCGGATGAGGGATCGCCGCTGCTGCTCAGCCGTCCGTGA
- a CDS encoding glycosyltransferase family 2 protein, translated as MTARRRVAPKLPRKGPGPCIRTVGNGDMFAMHVISLCIPTYNRASLLSELLDSILEQDCVDAVEIVISDDASTDATALTAEAYRPRFRHFKFISQPANIGIDGNFLAVVAAATSPYIWLMGDDDRLEPGGLRRLLEAIERWPQAVGFTLGVLDYDVTMSRPVGVRATPPTQVMTGATAVFSSMPELLGFMSALVVKRDHWNSAIADPTIGAVRNYYVQVVILGRILGESGQWGVIQTPCVGFRTGNDQLQARHGWLDRLKIDAQAYGEIADLLFPHAPETRAVIRRRIFNAHIMARITNAKTMPAPTEGVASAIVFLAKTYGTLPAFWTRALPMLLAPKWSIRSARGFYKKYIRSSGARRASLGRSASGH; from the coding sequence GTGACGGCGCGCCGGCGCGTAGCGCCAAAGCTCCCCCGCAAGGGGCCAGGACCATGTATAAGGACCGTCGGCAACGGAGATATGTTTGCGATGCACGTCATCTCGCTCTGCATCCCGACATATAACCGAGCGTCCCTGCTTTCCGAGCTGCTCGACAGCATTCTCGAACAGGACTGCGTCGACGCGGTCGAAATCGTCATCAGCGACGACGCCTCGACCGACGCCACCGCCCTCACGGCGGAAGCCTACAGGCCCCGCTTCAGGCACTTCAAATTCATTTCCCAGCCGGCGAATATCGGCATCGACGGCAATTTTCTCGCCGTCGTCGCTGCGGCCACGTCCCCCTATATCTGGCTGATGGGTGACGATGACCGGCTGGAGCCCGGCGGCCTTCGCCGGCTGCTGGAGGCGATCGAGCGCTGGCCGCAGGCTGTGGGCTTCACGCTCGGGGTTCTCGATTACGACGTTACCATGAGCCGACCGGTCGGCGTTCGCGCGACACCGCCCACGCAGGTGATGACAGGCGCGACGGCCGTCTTCTCCTCCATGCCGGAGCTCTTGGGGTTCATGTCCGCTCTCGTGGTGAAAAGGGACCATTGGAACAGCGCGATCGCCGATCCCACGATAGGAGCGGTCAGGAACTATTATGTTCAGGTCGTTATCCTCGGGCGCATCCTTGGGGAAAGCGGGCAGTGGGGCGTCATTCAGACCCCCTGCGTCGGCTTTCGCACCGGAAATGACCAGTTGCAGGCCCGCCATGGCTGGCTCGACCGGCTCAAGATCGACGCGCAGGCCTATGGCGAGATCGCCGATCTGCTGTTCCCGCACGCGCCCGAGACCCGCGCCGTCATCCGCCGGCGCATCTTCAACGCGCACATCATGGCGCGCATCACCAACGCCAAGACCATGCCGGCACCGACCGAAGGGGTGGCATCCGCCATCGTCTTCCTGGCGAAGACCTATGGAACACTGCCCGCCTTCTGGACCCGCGCTTTGCCGATGCTCCTGGCTCCCAAATGGTCCATCCGGAGCGCGCGCGGCTTCTATAAGAAATATATCCGCTCGTCCGGCGCGCGCCGCGCCTCCCTGGGTCGCAGCGCTAGCGGCCATTAG
- the radC gene encoding DNA repair protein RadC — MARNGAGRSGGREAAPGSAGGEPAASPGFDEAEPHFLGHRERLRERFRQAGGEALPDYELLELVLFRAVPRADVKPLAKALIDRFGSFAEVVGAAPGRLREVKGVGEAIVTELKLIGAAVERVTRGQVRARPVLSSWSAVIAHCRASMAFVEQEQFRVLFLDKRNQLILDEVQQRGTVDHTPVYPREVVKRALEVAASALILVHNHPSGDPTPSNADIQMTKTIIDVAKPLGIEVHDHIIVGKDGHASLRGLRLI, encoded by the coding sequence ATGGCGCGCAACGGAGCAGGGCGCAGCGGCGGCCGCGAGGCCGCGCCGGGTTCCGCCGGGGGCGAGCCGGCCGCGTCGCCGGGCTTTGACGAGGCGGAGCCGCATTTTCTCGGTCATCGAGAGCGGCTGCGCGAGCGCTTCCGCCAGGCCGGCGGCGAGGCGCTGCCGGATTACGAACTGCTCGAACTCGTGCTGTTCCGCGCCGTGCCGCGCGCCGATGTGAAGCCGCTGGCCAAGGCGCTGATCGACCGTTTCGGCTCCTTCGCCGAGGTGGTCGGCGCCGCGCCGGGGCGGCTGCGCGAGGTGAAGGGCGTGGGCGAGGCCATCGTCACCGAGCTGAAGCTGATCGGCGCGGCGGTGGAGCGGGTGACGCGCGGCCAGGTGCGGGCGCGCCCGGTGCTCTCCTCCTGGAGCGCGGTCATCGCCCATTGCCGGGCCAGCATGGCCTTTGTCGAGCAGGAACAGTTCCGCGTCCTGTTCCTCGACAAGCGCAACCAGCTCATCCTCGACGAGGTGCAGCAGCGCGGCACGGTGGACCACACCCCGGTCTATCCGCGCGAGGTGGTGAAGCGGGCGCTGGAAGTGGCGGCGAGCGCGCTGATCCTCGTGCACAATCACCCGAGCGGCGATCCCACGCCCTCCAATGCCGACATCCAGATGACCAAGACCATCATCGACGTGGCCAAGCCGCTGGGCATCGAGGTGCACGACCACATCATCGTCGGCAAGGACGGCCACGCCAGCTTGCGCGGGCTGCGGCTGATCTGA
- the map gene encoding type I methionyl aminopeptidase, with protein sequence MSYVEAAGAPLRKTGHIKLHGPEGFAGMRKAGQLTAQALDLVHEMVAPGVTTEAIDRLVFDFAMDHGALPATLMYRGYRKSTCTSINHVVCHGIPNDKPLREGDIVNVDVTLIVDGWYGDSSRMYPVGEIPRRAERLLDVTYESLMRGIAEVKPGNHVGDIGAAIQDFVEPLHMSVVRDFCGHGVGQVFHDEPNIVHVGRRGDGPELMPGMIFTIEPMINLGRPHVKVLSDGWTAVTRDRSLSAQFEHTVGVTETGCEIFTLSPKGYHKPIFSND encoded by the coding sequence ATGAGCTATGTGGAGGCGGCCGGCGCGCCGCTGCGCAAGACCGGCCATATCAAGCTGCATGGCCCCGAGGGCTTTGCCGGCATGCGCAAGGCCGGGCAGCTCACGGCGCAGGCGCTTGATCTCGTGCATGAGATGGTGGCGCCGGGCGTCACCACCGAGGCGATCGACCGGCTGGTCTTCGACTTCGCCATGGACCATGGCGCGCTGCCGGCGACGCTGATGTATCGCGGCTACCGCAAATCCACCTGCACCTCGATCAATCATGTCGTCTGCCACGGCATTCCCAACGACAAGCCGCTGCGCGAGGGCGACATCGTCAATGTCGACGTGACGCTGATCGTCGACGGCTGGTACGGCGATTCGAGCCGCATGTACCCGGTGGGCGAGATTCCCCGCCGCGCCGAACGGCTGCTCGACGTGACCTATGAATCGCTGATGCGCGGCATCGCCGAGGTGAAGCCGGGCAATCATGTCGGCGATATCGGCGCGGCGATCCAGGATTTCGTCGAACCCTTGCATATGAGCGTGGTGCGCGATTTTTGCGGCCATGGCGTCGGCCAGGTGTTCCACGACGAGCCCAACATCGTGCATGTCGGCCGGCGCGGCGACGGGCCGGAATTGATGCCCGGCATGATCTTCACCATCGAGCCGATGATCAATCTCGGCCGCCCGCATGTGAAGGTGCTGTCCGATGGCTGGACGGCGGTGACGCGCGACCGTTCGCTCTCCGCCCAGTTCGAGCACACGGTGGGGGTGACGGAAACGGGCTGCGAGATCTTCACCCTCTCGCCCAAGGGCTACCATAAGCCGATCTTCAGCAACGACTGA
- a CDS encoding GNAT family N-acetyltransferase: MSGPQQQTSAPPALPLGAPVDTAPAPRPQRTRLEGRFVDLVPFDLAAHGPALFAGSHGPESEAIFAYLPNGPYADYAAFAAYYGPAAERDDPLLFAIVDKASGVAVGHATYLRIDPPNRCIEVGHILYTPALMRTPGGTEAMYLMARHVFETLGYRRYEWKCNALNAPSRRAAERYGFRFEGIFRHHMIIKGRNRDTAWFSILAEEWPQIAVAMEAWLAAENFDAAGRQMVPLSALNARTLDVEGRTLRRADLSDLAAVETLQRAAYARNRILLGVEPVPLLWDYARVFREREVWALDGADGIAAVAILLPRGDDLLADSLAACPRAQGFGHGNLLLAAAEARARALGRPMVRLYTGEPLEANINWYRRKGYAIERVEQLPDRRLVHMAKALAAPSTEPAG; the protein is encoded by the coding sequence ATGAGTGGTCCGCAGCAACAGACATCCGCACCGCCGGCGCTGCCGCTCGGCGCGCCGGTCGACACCGCGCCGGCGCCGCGGCCGCAGCGCACCCGGCTGGAGGGGCGATTCGTCGATCTCGTGCCCTTCGATCTCGCCGCCCATGGGCCGGCGCTGTTCGCCGGCAGCCATGGACCCGAGAGCGAGGCCATCTTCGCCTATCTGCCGAACGGGCCCTATGCGGACTATGCCGCCTTCGCCGCCTATTACGGCCCGGCGGCGGAGCGCGACGACCCGCTGCTGTTCGCCATTGTCGACAAGGCCAGCGGCGTCGCGGTGGGGCATGCGACCTATCTGCGGATCGACCCGCCAAACCGCTGCATCGAGGTTGGGCACATCCTCTACACGCCGGCGCTGATGCGCACCCCGGGCGGTACCGAGGCCATGTATCTCATGGCCCGGCATGTGTTCGAGACGCTGGGTTACCGGCGCTATGAGTGGAAGTGCAACGCACTCAACGCCCCCTCGCGCCGGGCGGCGGAACGCTATGGCTTCCGCTTCGAGGGCATTTTCCGCCACCATATGATCATCAAGGGTCGCAATCGCGACACGGCGTGGTTCTCCATTCTCGCCGAGGAATGGCCGCAGATCGCGGTGGCGATGGAGGCCTGGCTGGCGGCGGAGAATTTCGACGCGGCGGGCCGGCAAATGGTGCCGCTCTCCGCGCTCAATGCGCGCACGCTTGACGTGGAAGGCCGCACGCTGCGCCGTGCCGACCTGTCCGACCTTGCCGCTGTGGAGACGCTGCAGCGCGCCGCCTATGCCCGCAACCGCATCCTGCTCGGCGTCGAGCCGGTGCCGCTGCTGTGGGATTATGCCCGCGTGTTCCGCGAGCGGGAGGTATGGGCGCTGGATGGCGCCGACGGCATCGCCGCCGTCGCGATTCTGCTGCCGCGCGGCGATGATCTTCTGGCCGACAGCCTCGCCGCCTGCCCGCGGGCCCAGGGCTTCGGCCATGGCAACCTGCTGCTGGCTGCCGCCGAGGCGCGGGCGCGGGCATTGGGCCGGCCGATGGTGCGGCTCTATACCGGCGAGCCGCTGGAAGCCAACATCAACTGGTACCGCCGCAAGGGCTACGCCATCGAACGGGTGGAGCAACTGCCCGACCGGCGGCTGGTACATATGGCCAAAGCTCTCGCCGCACCCTCCACCGAACCGGCAGGCTGA